In Buteo buteo chromosome 16, bButBut1.hap1.1, whole genome shotgun sequence, the DNA window ACATCTGGTTAGTTTGggtttgaatatatttttctatccatgtaatgaaggaaaaaagattactCAGGAAAATACTTAAGTTGTTATTTAATAGACCTATACAATAGTTCATATAGCTTCCAAAAGCTTTTCAGTTATAGAGCTTTTATCAATTTTCTATGTGAAGTTTTACAGATCCTGCCTTTTTATCACTAATATCGTGGTTCCTAACATTACTTGCTCCATGTATACAGAACAATAGAGAGTCTTGGCATAGCTTAGCATTCTATCAAAACTAACACGCTTTTGccaaaagagaggaaatatCTGTCTATTGTTCTGTTAGTGTAGGTGGAGTAAACAGATCTTCAGGGATTCCCTTATTGCTGTAGGAAGTTATTACAGAAGGACATTATAACAGAGACTACGGGAATATTTACTGAAAGTTCAGTGAAACTTGAAAGCTGTTCAGCTCacttaataaaatgtttatatatcCTGTTTCACTGCACAACAAACAATGTTGAAGAAAGGAAGTTACTTCAGATCAAATGAGTTTTCATTAATCAGAAAGcttgaaaataacaaaacaagtTAGATAATTTAGATCAGTCTGTTTAGCCCCCCCAACAACACTGTAGCCCTCtccagggaaaaagagaaaattctccaGTGGTAGAAGAAATGTGTCATTGGTCCTGCAGTAATCAGAAGGTGATAGAATACTAGTTTGACTTTAATGACTGTGACTTCAGCAGCTGgatacttgtttaaaaaaaataaaacatatgaaTACAGTATTAAGTGATTCTCTTGTCTTAATGCTTGAGTCATGCGATCCTACAGAGGAGTTCTCATAGTAATTTTTAACTCACTTTTCAGTTAcaactatataaaaatattttacattgtccaaaataaaagctccagtaagcaattaatttttgttaAGCACTTGTAGTTTTTTATCTTTGAGAGCAAAAAGACCCATTTAGAAATCTAATCGCATCTTAGCTGTAATTAAGGAAgacacagtaatattttttctaatataattTGTAATAGTGCTTCTCATTTAGCTTTATATGATTTCAGAGACTTCCTGTACCCTTTTTTTCCAACAGAGAAATGTAAGAGGATTTCCAGTCTGCTACATCTGATTAACAGTGGCTGTTGTTTTACTCCTACCAAACTGCCTTCATTTGTGTTTTCACCCTGAAGTGCTTAAGCTCATAAGCTTTGTTAGCCTGGACACTGTATGAAAACTTAACTGCAGCTTTGGGAAGCACACCACTTCATAAACCGCAGGCTTGTGAGAAAAGGGCAACGGCCGAAATGCAGCTTTAAAGCCTTCTTCTCGCGGTTTTAGGCCAGGCAGGATGGGACTCCGTGGCCTCCTGGGGCAGGAGGTCCCGTTTGCACGCTCGACACCTACACGAGATGGGCGCCACACGTCCGCTCCGCAGAGATGCCCTTTTCTCCACAGCAACAGGGTTTGCCTCGGAGCAGAACAAACTGAGTGAGGGGGGAACCGGGACAAACCTAACGTTGATGACCAGTACTAACCTAACAGTACGTTTCCGAGTGTCTGTGTGCATCTATGCACAAAGCGTCGACGCGGTGAAGGAGTTCTCACAGCTGTTCCAGAGGTAGCTTTTGTGAGACTGGCAGTGGGGGGGTTTAACCAACTTTTAAAGAGTCAGTGTGGTTGAATTTATCCATACGTACGCCTGTCCGTAGCTAAGGTTTTCACCTAACCTAAGGCGCACTcgtccccccgctcccctcacaTCCCGTGGCTCTGAGGAACACCGAGGGAGTTCTCCAGAGCACCGAGGGAAGGCCGGCGACAGCACGTGAGTCCCCCCTGACGTCAGCGCCGTTCCAAAAATCTTCCGCCGTTCCAAAAACGCCACCGCTGTTTCAGCCCCAGTAGAACGGCTAACGTTGAGTTTTGGCAAGCAAAGTCAAGGGGTTTCGAACTCCACAGTGGAGGTTTTCCTCGAGGAAGGGAATTGTTGCACCGCACGCCGGCATCCCAAAAGGCTCGCTGCTCCGCTGTGAGTTAGAGGGGCGCCGGGGAGGAGCAGCGGCCggcagggcagccccggggacTCGCCGCCTCCCGCCGGCTTCCGACCGCCGGGGCCCCGCCGCCTGGCCGCGGGCCCCGCCTGGGCGACgaccgcgcatgcgccgccgCGGTGGGGCGGGGCGAGCGGCCGTGCGCTCGATCGATGACTCGAGGGGCGACTAGCGCTGCTTGGCCGCTTCCAGTCCGGAGCGATCGCTGCCCGAGCggtgtcccccctccccctcgCTGCCCCGGAGCCCGCGCCGCCGTCGGGGGAAGGAGGATGGTgaggggcggccgggccgggccggttCGGGACAGGGCacccccgcgccgcccgcccgggctgCGGAGCCagccggggggggcgggagggggcaAGGGGGAGGGCGAGAAAGCGGGGAGCGGGCCCGTGAGTAAGCAGTTCCCGGGCCATCCGGCGCCGGGCCTGGGCCTCGCCGCCGGggcccggggctgcccggggaggggggcggccgtgCTCCCctcggcggggcgcgggggcggcggtGGGGCGCGACCCCttcggcccggcccggcccggcgtgACGCCGCAGAGGGGGAGAGGCGGCTCGTGGCTGCCCTCGAAAccggccgggcgggcgcggcggcggccccggcgaGGGCTCGGCAGGGCTTCCCGCCGGCCGGGCACGGGCAGCGGGACCTCGCCGTCCCGCTCTCGGGGCTCTCCCGCCGGGCGTGGGGGGCTGGCTGCTCGGAGACTTCGAGGCGGTGCTGGCCGGCAGGCGGGCGCGCTCGCTCCGGCCCGGAAAGAACCGTGGCCGGAGAAGGGGCCCCGGTGGCCGGCCTGGGACCGAACCCTTCGCCTAAATGCCCTGTCAAGACACCGACCAGAACTTCGCTCGGGAGTCCTCTTTCTGCCTGCTTGTTAGTTGTACTAATGGACTTTGGTTTGTTCGTTCTAGTTTCGCAACCAGTATGACAACGATGTCACGGTTTGGAGCCCGCAGGTAAAATCTTTGTACGCTTGCTAACTGGCTCTTGACCTGCTTTTTGGTCTTCCTTCACTCTGGCAGCAGCGGTATCACGGCAGCGTAGACTGTATTCAGGTGCCTAAAGCTTACTGCTGTCTGCTCCCTTCTTGTTTTGTAGGCTGTAGGTTTCTAGAAAGCCATTAGCACATCTCTAAGCTTCTGGTGTATGAACCTGAGTGGTGCTTAGGTGGGCCTTGTTACCTCAAAGTACTTTAATTCAAAGTTGCTTTCTGAATGTACCTGCGAGATGTGAAGTAGATGCTGTCGCCCttgggggttggactagatgatctttaaaggtcccttccaacccaaaccattctatcatCGATTTACAGACCTATAATAAAAAGTAAGGTATGGAAGTGCATGAAACTGAGTTTAAATCTCCCCAGTGTTAGGCTACTGCTAGGTCACTCTCTCTTTTATTCACTAGCAAATGTTGGAAAGGAACTATTTGGTTTACAATTGGgaagaacttctttttttaattaagagctCTACTGTATTCaaattgttcagaaaaaaatcgAATTATTAAAAGTTATTATTTAGTGCTTAAATGAGAATATGCTGACTTCTTCAAGTATGTGTGTACAAAAAGAGAAACGGGTGCTGTTATGCCATACTTGAAGACAACCttgaatatttgaatattcTTTAGTCAATACCATGATAGCTGTAGATGGCTTTGAACTGTTCTCATCCTTCTTAATGATTGCGTTTCTCTGGAGGACTCTGTATCAGGacctttagttttaaaaattttaatctaTCTGTTActtcaaaaattacttttaaaactaCAACATTCTCTTGAGACTTTTAGTAGATAATGTGAAGTCATCGAcagcactgttttctttttttttcataaattgcCTTGAAAATATGAATAGTGCTGATGTCTTTTttataaaagacatttaaagtAGCTACTGTGTTGCAGTTAGCACTCCATACGTTCCTGTAGGTGAGGCAGTGGTATAATACCGTAATAATTCTTGGCATTGTTAATATAGGAGCAAAGAGTAATCATATTTTATTGGGGCATGTTTTCCAATATTGttgtaaaggaaaggaaatacaagATTAAAGGCTAGAAAGGGTTTCACACTTTTACAGCCTTGCAAGTCATTCATGAAAGTCGATAAAAGCATGTTGGAGAGGTCACAGTGATTCCATACTGCTCTTGGGCAGGAAATATCCTATGTTAGTGAAATTCCATTTATAACTTAGTCGATGGAATGGAACATTAGGGTCTTTTATGCATCTAGTGGACTTTGCATTTTTCTAGATAAATCAAATCAAAAACCTTTTAGcagaaaaacccccaacaacctAATAGAAGGTGATTTCCTGTAGATTATCCCCAGTACATTTCACTGTAACAGCTACTACGTTCCGCTCCATCACAACTGGTAGGATGCAACTGTATGCTTGAGTTAGTAATTCCAGTATTTGCACAGTAGCAGTGAACTGACTGACTGTGAATGCTGACTACTTGACATAAGCTGGCCAGGTAGAGTGCAGAAAATTAGCTACTTTGCCCTCAGTGGTTGCATGAAAAGGACATTGTCTCATTTTCCTGTAAAGCTCCTGGCCGCCTTTGCAGAACATGTGGGGACTTAATTGTCTTTGAGACCTTTACTCCTCTTTCAGACTTTACTGCAGTTGACTAAATAACTTGTTCAGAAGTTATTAGGGAATTGATGGTGAGGCACAACAATTGCATAAGACTCATTTCTTCAGGAAACTCGATTAAAAGTTAAGTGTCCAACTTCAGCTATAAGTTCTGTCTTTGAATTACATTGGGTCAAATACTGATTCCTCTGAAGACAGTGACAAGAGTCTTGTGATTCTTATAATGTCAAGGTTATTCAccctttctttttagttttcctgtttctttgtaTGCAGTAGTGAGTGGCTCAGAGATGGATGGATTTTTGTGGGTTAATGGTGAGGCGTTTGCAGAGGATAATTGAGGAATTCTATCGGTTGTAGGTTTAAACTGTTACGCAGTAAGTGTACCGATTGGGGTGGGGGACTCGAAAGGTCTGAAATTCGAAAACAATTGAAAATTGATACAGAGGATTAACTTTAGAATGATtacatttgattttattctgtAGGGCCGAATTCATCAAATAGAATATGCCATGGAAGCTGTGAAACAAGGCTCAGCTACTGTGGGGCTGAAGTCGAAAACGCATGCTGTTCTGGTTGCTCTCAAGGTAAATTCAAAACTGTGTTCTTGGGACAATAATATTAGTAGAAAAGTTTTAGTTTGGCAAATTAGTTTTGTGCAGTCTAAACTTTTGTGTGTAATGTAAATGTAATCCCAGTTTCGTTTTGCTTGAGTACCAGTATagaactgtaaatattttcagtacctaTATAAAGCAGATTTTCACAAAATGGTGAAGGAAATgagtgaaagattttttttttccctttaaaagatgtgtttggtttttttgtttgtttttcatcagtTATTAAGGAGTaaaactatttatttcttttcccaaagctTGAGTGAgtgtctgttcttttttttgttctgatagTTTCCTACTGAAGTGGAATTAGGTTTTTCTTGTCTTGTGTTGcaagtttataaatattttttttattgtttcacgATCACATTCAGTTCTTGCTATAAATGTTAGCAGATTTCTCCACGGTGCTTGGCAAACTGTTCAGTTTCCCACATAGCTTTCTCCTTTTATGCATAGAGAGCACAGTCTGAGCTGGCagctcatcagaaaaaaatcctgtacgTTGACAACCATATTGGTATCTCAATTGCTGGACTTACAGCTGATGCAAGACTCTTGTGGTGAGTATCTTAGTTGTTGACATACACAGTTCTGCAATAATGAGTGAAAGGTCATTTGTAGACTCttgcaaatgaaattttctGGTCAACTAAGGATTAGTCTTGAGTTACTGCTCTGTTGTACTATGCCAAAGACCTCAGCGTGAAATTCTGGCAGATTTTTAACTAGTTGGCAGAAATCTCATTTGTTTGGCCCAAAATTTTGctctttggttttgttactAGCAAGACAGTCCTGTCTGGTTTCCTCAGTGTGATGGGGTTTCCAAGCAGTCAGAGAAAGTGCAGCACTTATTTCCCTCTAGCAGCTGCTTCTTTGTACACACATTTAAGAAACTTACTAAAAATACACACTGCTGTATGTGTTGGCTTCAGAGGGGCTTGCTTTTTACCTGCTGGCCACATAGTTTCATCAGTTGAGGTAAATGTACACAGAAGGAGGAGTGTTCCTCAGTTtgataggaaaggaaaaagaaggcagaggaagaattgctaaaataaatcttaattcctgtaatgttaaaaagaaatgttaccATTTAATGGTGGCTTTTTTCCAGATGATCCATCTGTTGCCTGCATGAACTTCTACCTTCTTTGCATTTGTATGGCTGAAATGCTATAATACTCTTTCAAACGTGTGGTCAACTTTCTAAATAACAATTATAGGTCatgatgaaattaaattatgtaATGCCTTTGACCCTTTTTCTCAACAGGCAGAGCTGAAACAAAAGTTCTTACCTTAACAGACAAGTATTGAGACAAAAACTCATTGTGACTTTGATCTATGcattggtttgatttttttttcttatcttttttctttttttttttttttttttttcttttttcctcctagcaATTTCATGCGTCAGGAGTGTCTGGATTCTAGATTTGTGTTTGATAGACCTCTTCCAGTTTCTCGCCTGGTGTCACTAATTGGAAGcagtatcctttttttttatacttctaacacttttatatttttttacttgttcATACTTGTTCATAAAATGATCACAGCTTAAAAGTCATATTAAATTGAAAAAGTTAATTATTCTTTATTCACATTGCTTGTGTATTCTTTCAGAGAATATCCCATAACATGCACTGAACTGGTAGAGAAGCAATAAAGTGCTATGCAACCTTTAACATGGCACTGTTTTTCTGTTACACAGCCTCATGCCTTTGGAGGTGGGGGAGGAAAAATGACTGCACTATTCAAAATATGATAACTTACTGGATTGTAGCTGCTCGctcagttttgggtttttttttttcctctcgcAGCTTCTATCTCTGCATGGAACACAGTGGAGGGCTTGTATTCTGTTATCAGGTGCCTGGAAAAAGTTCAAAGGGCTAGGAAAATAAATGATGCTGTGCAGCGTTAGGTGAACTGTTTGTATAGTTGGTTGAATGCACCCTTCAGTTATTTCAGGAAAGCTAATGgctaaattttcttttggtgAAAAAGAAGTTGGTATTCCAAGTAAGCCGTGAAATCCGTTTCATTTGAACATAGTCTTTACTCCTGCAGAAAGGTTTACAAAGACTATATAATGATTTTGGTGCATCTCTGCTTGgcttaggaaaacattttgggTAATTAACATGTTATTTTGAGATTGTTTCCTTAGCTTACTTAAGAAACCCAGATACCAACACAGCGTTATGGCAGAAGACCGTATGGCGTAGGACTGCTCATTGCAGGTTATGATGTAAGCAAGCTGCACTAGTCACTATCGAtctaaaagaaaatgtgcttaACGCAATTTTATACAATAAATAGATGTTAAGAGGGGAATATGGAAGAGGTGGACTCATCAAAATTCTCTGaataaggaaattattttctgtatcttacCTTGAaacataactttaaaaaatgttatttaatagCTTATGAAGTGTACGTTTGCAAAAATGAAGACCTAATTATTTTAAGGTGCAAAATGAGATACTGCAAAAATTagatttgtttgtgttttaaggGATCAAAATGTTGATCCCACGATGACAGTAATTATTTTACTATTGATTATGGAGCTCTAcaaactattattttaaatactttttgtaaaaaaaatggaTGTGGAAATCATCACTGGCCTCTCTTACTTCTTTAGCAGCAACAGTTTGCTTAATGCAGCACACACAGAATGTCTGCCCTCAAAAGTTTTGACATGAGGAAGGTTGAAGGAAATTGTCTTGCCTGAAATCTTGCATGGCATGGCTAAGTCTACAGCAGGTTTTTACTTCTGTGCAGATAAGGTGGAATGTGTGTAAAATATCTACTGTGAGCTATGAAGTAGGAAGCGTACATGAGCACAGTACAGCTTAtggaacagagaaagaaacacttttgGTGCTAGCTATCCTGCCCAcataaaaactgcattttaatgaacaaagtgtaaagaaagaatttttttattattattactgtttggttttttttacagtagtTTTGAAGGAATTGTATAAGAACAATGATATGACaagcaatataaaatacatttatgtgtGTACATACAAGCTATGAGATGTACcatgaaacaaaactgttttagAAAATATCACATGTTCCAGAAGCAGACTTGGTATGAATTTATACATTTGTTTTACAttctgtgggctttttttctctctttgtagGATATGGGTCCTCACATCTTCCAGACTTGTCCCTCTGCAAACTATTTTGACTGCAAAGCAATGTCCATTGGTGCTCGTTCGCAGTCAGCACGAACTTATTTGGAGAGACATATGACTGAATTTACTGACTGTGAGTAATGAAACTCTGTCTAATGGTATTCATCAAttattcagtttattttctgctacTGCTCTATTCTTTTGCATTTAGCAAGGTAGGAAGATAAATTTGGGGAGCCAAGTTTGGCATAAGTGTAAATCTGCATGAAGACAAAAATTGTAAGGAAAATATTACAAATCTTCATGTCCAACATCTGGGTGCTTATTACATCTAATGAAAAGAGAATTTGTgctcagaaaagcagaggaaaaaaaaaaaaggcctctgCCCTGTTTAAAACAGGGAAAGAACAGTTCTGTCCATATCAGAGAGGGATAGTATGTCAGGGCAAGTATTTAGGTGGTGCACTTAAAatgatgaatt includes these proteins:
- the PSMA1 gene encoding proteasome subunit alpha type-1, which encodes MTRGATSAAWPLPVRSDRCPSGVPPPPRCPGARAAVGGRRMFRNQYDNDVTVWSPQGRIHQIEYAMEAVKQGSATVGLKSKTHAVLVALKRAQSELAAHQKKILYVDNHIGISIAGLTADARLLCNFMRQECLDSRFVFDRPLPVSRLVSLIGSKTQIPTQRYGRRPYGVGLLIAGYDDMGPHIFQTCPSANYFDCKAMSIGARSQSARTYLERHMTEFTDCNLNELVKHGLRALRETLPAEQDLTTKNVSIGIVGKDMEFTIYDDDDVAPFLEGLEERPQRKPAPPADEPAEKAEEPMEH